A region from the Geobacter benzoatilyticus genome encodes:
- a CDS encoding dihydrolipoamide acetyltransferase family protein, whose translation MPFEFKLPDLGEGITEAELRKWLVKEGDAVREHQPVAEVETDKAVVEVPSPRGGRVGRLARHEGETVRVGETLIAIMEEGEAPPERPKSVGIVGELPEAEEEREIIATPLVRKLARERGLDLSKVQGSGPRGSITPDDLEKLSAAPPQTQESFGPVEPVPLRGVRRAVARNVMASQRNTAFVTGMEEADISELWELRRRELGAVEARGAHLTFLPFFIKAVQHALREHPYLNAAIDDAAETIVLKRHYHFGIAVETPDGLMVPVIRDVDRKSIIQLAAEIQELGKKARTRTIAPEELKGSTFTLTNYGHFGGVFATPIINWPDVAILGFGRISQRPWIHKGQIAIRRILPLSLTFDHRVTDGADAAQFLLKVVAYLEDPALLFIESA comes from the coding sequence ATGCCCTTCGAATTCAAACTCCCCGATCTCGGAGAAGGAATCACCGAAGCCGAACTGAGAAAGTGGCTCGTGAAGGAAGGTGACGCCGTCCGCGAACACCAGCCCGTGGCCGAGGTGGAAACCGACAAGGCGGTGGTGGAAGTTCCCTCCCCCCGTGGCGGACGGGTCGGCCGGCTGGCGCGGCATGAGGGTGAAACGGTCCGGGTGGGGGAAACGCTCATTGCCATTATGGAGGAAGGGGAGGCGCCGCCGGAGCGGCCCAAGTCCGTGGGAATCGTAGGGGAACTGCCAGAAGCGGAGGAGGAGCGGGAGATTATCGCCACCCCCCTGGTGCGGAAACTGGCCAGGGAACGTGGGCTCGACCTGTCGAAGGTGCAGGGAAGCGGTCCCCGTGGGAGCATCACCCCCGACGATCTGGAGAAGCTTTCCGCCGCGCCGCCGCAGACGCAAGAGAGCTTCGGCCCCGTGGAACCGGTCCCCCTGCGTGGGGTGCGGCGCGCCGTGGCCCGCAACGTCATGGCCTCCCAGCGGAACACCGCCTTCGTCACCGGAATGGAGGAGGCGGACATCTCCGAACTCTGGGAGCTGCGCCGGCGCGAGCTGGGGGCCGTCGAGGCCAGGGGCGCCCATCTCACCTTTCTCCCCTTTTTCATCAAGGCGGTCCAGCATGCCCTGCGGGAGCACCCCTACCTGAACGCGGCCATCGACGACGCTGCCGAGACCATCGTCCTCAAGCGCCACTACCACTTCGGCATCGCCGTGGAAACCCCCGACGGCCTCATGGTGCCGGTCATCCGGGACGTGGACCGGAAGAGCATTATCCAGTTGGCGGCGGAGATCCAGGAACTGGGGAAAAAGGCCCGCACCCGGACCATCGCCCCCGAGGAACTCAAGGGGAGCACCTTCACCCTCACCAACTACGGCCACTTCGGCGGGGTCTTCGCCACCCCCATCATCAACTGGCCCGACGTGGCCATCCTCGGCTTCGGCCGCATCAGCCAGCGCCCCTGGATCCACAAGGGGCAGATTGCAATCCGCCGCATCCTCCCCCTTTCCCTCACCTTCGACCACCGGGTCACCGACGGGGCCGACGCGGCCCAGTTCCTCCTCAAGGTGGTCGCCTATCTGGAGGACCCTGCCCTACTCTTCATCGAGAGCGCCTGA
- a CDS encoding alpha-ketoacid dehydrogenase subunit beta, whose amino-acid sequence MPQLNMVQAINLALREEMDRDGRVVILGEDVGRDGGVFRATEGLFEAFGPERVIDTPLSESAIVGAAVGMAAYGLRPVAEIQFMGFIYSAMDQLFAHAARIRTRSRGRFTAPLVVRTPYGAGIKAPELHEESSEAFFCHMPGIKVVVPSGPANAKGLLTAAIRDPDPVLFLEPTRLYRMVKEDVPEGEYTLPLGKARIALPGSAVTVVAWGSMLQRTMKAVEGYDAEVIDPMTLSPFDRETLLASVKKTGRLVIVHEAPLTGGFGAEIAATVAEEAILHLRGPVMRVAGPDVPVPLAKLIDSYLPTPERIRTALDEVLRY is encoded by the coding sequence ATGCCCCAACTGAACATGGTGCAAGCCATAAACCTCGCCCTGCGGGAGGAGATGGACCGGGACGGCCGGGTGGTGATCCTCGGGGAGGATGTGGGACGGGACGGGGGTGTCTTCCGGGCAACGGAGGGGCTCTTCGAGGCGTTCGGCCCGGAGCGGGTCATCGACACCCCCCTGTCGGAGTCGGCCATCGTGGGCGCTGCGGTGGGGATGGCGGCCTATGGCCTCCGCCCCGTGGCGGAGATCCAGTTCATGGGATTCATCTACTCTGCCATGGACCAGCTCTTTGCCCATGCCGCCCGCATCCGCACCAGGTCCCGGGGGCGCTTCACGGCGCCGCTGGTTGTCCGCACCCCCTACGGTGCCGGCATCAAGGCGCCGGAACTCCACGAGGAGAGCTCCGAGGCCTTCTTCTGCCACATGCCGGGGATAAAGGTGGTGGTCCCATCGGGGCCGGCCAACGCCAAGGGGCTTCTCACTGCCGCCATCCGCGACCCCGATCCGGTCCTCTTCCTGGAACCGACCCGCCTCTACCGTATGGTAAAAGAGGATGTGCCCGAAGGTGAGTACACGCTTCCCCTGGGAAAAGCCCGCATAGCCCTTCCGGGAAGCGCCGTCACGGTGGTTGCCTGGGGGAGCATGCTCCAGCGGACCATGAAAGCCGTTGAGGGATATGACGCCGAGGTTATCGACCCCATGACCCTCTCCCCCTTCGACCGGGAGACACTCCTGGCCTCGGTAAAAAAAACCGGCCGCCTCGTCATCGTCCACGAAGCCCCCCTCACCGGCGGCTTCGGCGCTGAAATCGCCGCCACCGTGGCGGAGGAGGCAATCCTGCATCTCCGGGGACCGGTCATGCGGGTGGCGGGCCCCGACGTGCCGGTCCCCCTGGCGAAGCTCATCGACTCCTACCTCCCGACGCCGGAGCGGATCCGGACGGCGCTGGACGAGGTATTGCGCTACTGA
- a CDS encoding CxxxxCH/CxxCH domain c-type cytochrome, with the protein MMTMTWWGRSRLLLVAGFIVASVSPEACAASMACYQCHGSSGDYRPIDSAFRSITTGGFAGNHRTHMATPASPAACVSCHPGSSSYTSSHRDGWIKVAGRINDSSLVTPYRNSTSAFRQSPSPVPGSCNAVNCHFESPTPVWGSSPSGTTCSTCHGAPPSGDAGNGYAGGDAGSHGKHGEYYSGAGNCVKCHVDHTVEPSPFAHATSGGKRGLVVTESYSAAFSAITAYLPSRAAAHRENYGTCSNTYCHGSTLSREGDRNGGTNTVPTWGDASTAQCGSCHGATSANPPLRGSHKTHVSAGQAYFTPVSGGKPVPPSPAFYYIYGRQTGCTVCHSGYTGVHVNGRADWRFDAATHPLLREALYRGMSSGSQAPVPSTTSGQCTNLYCHSIGQSATGGPLSGQPGEYASPTWGNVDDGRCGTCHAADNMHAYVYGGMPQASPEISSGSHTKHLQSLGGIPGGADRCARCHNYGGSDTLNGCASTCHNNGALHVNYRINVAFPPMYGGTVYTGTTQPGDGYGGCSGISCHGGTSAQWGVGACLDCHSVAQGKRVAVTSQFSGGSHHVQGGATNSHCYQCHWEANGNGTINAAYHGGAANPGAPVDLVVYGLGSRPASYQLAGTATAVQYTANGSRGEIQKVSTHCLGCHRDENNATVPFGDGKTPRQYAWDGTSVAARYSQAATTAWGKYTSASLPNVAKKKIAKALSPHGNAGANERGWNTTTGVDGTIANTSGAVGVQCYDCHNSHGSAVAGITSRYSSATGRNRGGILKQTVRGFGGYSTTYAPTAGGSAGEKNYRNPGASLCLDCHLSSTPKQALAFRGYTTPWGYTSTYGASQAILGYWDSPFMTSGIDGSKQRYVYKQQSLVKGGHFGASAPLASSPASGIDGLCTPCHDPHGVSPTLGGDMQYAVPLLKGTWVTSPYREDAAPQWNSPQIARSWYSTSPYRIDQNSFGARPSDAVAAGIREPDSRFAGLCLTCHAKGSLTDGVTHTWKSKDRIHESVKGWKTANGTIKHTYTCSKCHSPHTNAVLPRLMVTNCLDNRHKGRLGLNYAPVLQGSSSGDWGEGSGHFPGSYSSYGDSSPGNYPSSCHEGNTGNVNDQGWNVVTPWSYEPPITITSGPTVSNYTASYLSGVGGTISWNTSLAASTFVDYGLTAGYGATAGTADLVKNHVQVVNNLENHTTYHYRVRSVSYSGRSIASADQSFSISLPPTVPTLDPRADALCTGSCAVTLQWNASQDIPDNGPVEYYAEADTTSAFNSINRKNSGWISGTNWTPSLSTANTWYWRVKARDGGHPEAVSAWSTASSFRLTTALPPPASTIINPGSRGYASDCVNPVPVVLEWTAVAAPDADPVDYNVELNGALQGWQAGTSLTIQAPPEGYFTWRVLARDIIHPDAISWSATDAFGDGGGCWSGSCPLVFASDGTSFRYVTDLQGPVLGLGSATLRKDVGIFQPIYTVLYGLAADGNNEYRVKVRESLPEISYLDEIRLLAVDYPKGYRIETSGGENTYHYGYVNPFRIYTVRNPVLPLSATDRQGNDILARLTAVDDNPAPLSVDGSLDYYTLDFGPIARPEYAKLLIDGWSVYGVKKFVTDQVVQPFVEVVDHDGNWVKVKSFGTPAGDLKTMVVDLSNLFISQDHRIRIHVGVRTASRWLADRVRLDDSAPVAVSVRELQHSAGTLREEGRAVRAMSTMQHRLIAEDINLPLIPDALGYGRFTRLGDVGEPLAARDDKYVIMRHGDTLDMVFPSPGEPAEGMKRGFVLKGELYYKVFDNNNEVEPIPYRGMQSYPYAPPDTYPVDGEHQLYLQQYNTREYLP; encoded by the coding sequence ATGATGACGATGACATGGTGGGGACGCAGCCGTTTACTCCTTGTTGCCGGCTTTATCGTTGCCTCCGTTTCTCCTGAAGCATGCGCTGCTTCGATGGCCTGTTACCAGTGCCATGGCAGTTCCGGCGATTATCGTCCCATCGATTCTGCTTTCCGCTCCATCACAACCGGCGGTTTTGCCGGCAATCACCGTACTCACATGGCCACGCCGGCATCGCCGGCCGCCTGCGTTTCCTGTCATCCCGGCAGTTCGTCCTACACATCTTCCCACCGTGACGGATGGATCAAAGTGGCGGGACGCATTAACGATTCTTCCCTTGTGACCCCCTATCGAAATTCCACGTCAGCCTTCAGGCAGAGCCCTTCCCCGGTGCCTGGCAGCTGCAATGCGGTGAACTGCCATTTTGAATCTCCCACTCCGGTATGGGGGAGCAGCCCATCGGGGACGACCTGCTCGACCTGCCACGGCGCACCTCCTTCGGGGGATGCCGGCAACGGCTACGCCGGGGGGGACGCCGGCAGCCATGGTAAGCACGGTGAGTATTACAGCGGCGCCGGCAACTGTGTTAAATGTCACGTCGACCATACTGTCGAGCCGAGTCCCTTCGCCCATGCCACCAGTGGCGGAAAACGGGGGCTTGTGGTGACGGAGAGCTATTCGGCGGCCTTTTCGGCCATAACGGCCTACCTGCCGAGCCGCGCTGCGGCGCACCGGGAGAACTACGGCACCTGCAGCAATACCTACTGCCATGGCTCAACCTTGAGCCGGGAAGGCGACAGGAATGGCGGCACCAACACAGTTCCAACCTGGGGCGATGCATCAACGGCCCAGTGCGGATCGTGCCACGGTGCGACCTCCGCTAATCCTCCCCTGCGTGGCAGCCACAAGACCCACGTTTCGGCGGGGCAGGCCTATTTCACCCCCGTCAGCGGCGGCAAGCCAGTTCCTCCCAGCCCCGCGTTTTACTACATTTATGGACGGCAGACTGGTTGTACCGTCTGCCATTCGGGCTATACGGGCGTCCATGTGAACGGCAGGGCCGACTGGCGCTTTGATGCCGCCACGCACCCCCTGCTCCGGGAGGCCCTGTACCGGGGGATGTCCAGCGGGTCGCAGGCCCCGGTTCCCAGCACCACTTCGGGGCAATGCACCAACCTGTACTGCCACAGTATCGGCCAGAGCGCCACGGGTGGCCCCCTCAGCGGCCAGCCGGGAGAGTATGCGTCCCCCACCTGGGGTAACGTGGATGATGGCCGCTGCGGCACCTGCCACGCTGCGGACAATATGCATGCGTATGTGTACGGCGGCATGCCCCAGGCGTCCCCCGAGATTTCTTCCGGCAGCCACACCAAGCACCTCCAGTCGCTGGGCGGCATCCCCGGTGGGGCTGATCGGTGCGCCCGCTGCCACAACTACGGGGGATCGGATACCCTCAACGGATGTGCGTCCACCTGCCACAACAACGGCGCCCTTCACGTGAACTATCGGATCAATGTGGCGTTTCCACCCATGTATGGCGGCACCGTCTATACCGGCACCACGCAGCCGGGAGACGGCTACGGGGGCTGCTCCGGGATTTCATGCCATGGCGGCACCTCTGCCCAATGGGGCGTTGGAGCCTGTCTCGACTGCCATTCTGTGGCCCAGGGAAAGCGGGTTGCCGTTACTTCCCAGTTCAGCGGCGGCTCCCATCACGTGCAGGGTGGAGCCACCAATTCCCACTGTTACCAGTGCCACTGGGAGGCAAATGGAAACGGCACCATCAATGCCGCTTACCATGGCGGAGCGGCGAACCCCGGCGCCCCGGTCGATCTGGTGGTTTACGGGCTCGGCTCCCGGCCGGCATCGTACCAGCTGGCCGGGACGGCAACCGCCGTCCAGTACACGGCAAACGGCTCGCGGGGTGAGATCCAGAAGGTGAGCACCCATTGCCTCGGGTGCCACCGGGACGAAAACAACGCCACCGTCCCCTTCGGCGACGGCAAGACTCCGCGGCAGTACGCCTGGGACGGGACCAGCGTTGCCGCTCGCTATTCCCAGGCTGCCACCACGGCATGGGGGAAATACACCTCTGCCTCCCTTCCCAATGTTGCCAAAAAGAAAATCGCCAAGGCACTCTCACCCCATGGCAATGCGGGCGCCAACGAGCGGGGCTGGAACACCACCACCGGCGTGGACGGCACAATCGCCAATACCAGCGGCGCGGTTGGGGTCCAGTGCTACGACTGCCATAACTCCCACGGCTCCGCCGTTGCCGGGATCACCAGCCGCTATTCGAGTGCCACCGGCCGTAACCGCGGGGGGATACTCAAACAGACGGTCAGGGGGTTCGGCGGCTATTCGACCACCTATGCTCCGACTGCCGGCGGTTCCGCAGGCGAGAAAAACTACCGCAATCCCGGCGCCAGCCTCTGTCTCGACTGCCATCTCAGTTCAACGCCGAAACAGGCCCTTGCTTTCCGGGGCTACACGACCCCCTGGGGCTACACCTCCACCTACGGCGCGAGCCAGGCGATTCTCGGCTACTGGGATTCTCCCTTCATGACATCGGGAATTGACGGCTCGAAGCAGCGGTATGTCTACAAGCAGCAGAGCCTGGTGAAGGGGGGGCACTTCGGCGCGTCCGCTCCCCTTGCCTCCTCGCCGGCATCGGGCATCGACGGCCTCTGCACCCCTTGCCACGACCCCCACGGCGTGAGTCCGACCCTGGGGGGCGACATGCAATACGCTGTGCCATTGCTCAAGGGGACCTGGGTGACCTCCCCCTACCGGGAAGATGCGGCGCCCCAGTGGAATTCCCCCCAGATTGCCAGGAGCTGGTACAGCACATCTCCCTATCGCATCGATCAGAACAGTTTCGGCGCACGGCCAAGCGATGCGGTTGCCGCCGGTATCAGAGAGCCGGACTCCCGGTTTGCCGGACTATGCCTCACCTGTCACGCCAAGGGGAGCCTTACGGACGGCGTGACCCACACCTGGAAGAGCAAGGACCGGATCCACGAATCGGTCAAGGGTTGGAAAACCGCCAACGGAACCATCAAGCATACCTATACCTGCTCCAAGTGTCACAGTCCCCACACCAATGCCGTACTCCCCCGTCTCATGGTGACCAATTGCCTCGATAACAGGCACAAGGGGCGCCTTGGGCTGAACTATGCTCCGGTTTTACAGGGATCAAGCTCCGGCGATTGGGGAGAGGGGAGCGGCCACTTCCCCGGAAGCTACAGCAGCTATGGTGACAGCAGCCCGGGGAATTATCCATCCTCCTGCCATGAAGGGAACACCGGCAACGTGAACGACCAGGGGTGGAACGTCGTGACCCCGTGGTCCTACGAGCCCCCCATTACCATAACCAGCGGCCCGACAGTCTCAAACTATACGGCCAGCTATCTGTCGGGAGTGGGGGGCACCATCAGTTGGAACACAAGCCTCGCGGCCAGCACCTTCGTGGATTACGGACTCACGGCCGGTTATGGCGCGACGGCGGGAACGGCCGACCTGGTGAAAAACCATGTCCAGGTGGTGAATAATCTTGAAAATCACACCACGTACCACTACCGCGTCCGCTCCGTTTCCTACTCGGGCCGCTCCATCGCTTCGGCTGACCAGTCCTTTTCCATATCCCTTCCGCCGACCGTTCCAACTCTCGATCCCCGGGCCGATGCGCTCTGCACCGGTTCCTGCGCCGTCACCTTGCAGTGGAATGCCTCCCAGGATATCCCCGACAACGGCCCCGTAGAATATTATGCAGAAGCGGACACGACGAGCGCCTTTAACAGCATCAACAGGAAGAATTCCGGCTGGATCAGCGGGACGAACTGGACCCCCTCCCTTTCAACGGCCAATACCTGGTACTGGCGGGTCAAAGCCCGGGATGGCGGGCACCCGGAGGCGGTGTCGGCATGGTCAACCGCAAGCTCCTTCCGGCTGACCACCGCCTTGCCCCCGCCGGCCTCCACCATTATCAATCCCGGCAGCCGGGGGTATGCGAGCGACTGCGTCAACCCGGTGCCGGTCGTGCTTGAATGGACAGCGGTGGCAGCGCCGGATGCCGATCCCGTGGATTATAACGTTGAACTGAACGGTGCCTTGCAGGGATGGCAGGCCGGCACCAGCCTGACAATCCAGGCGCCCCCCGAAGGGTATTTCACCTGGCGCGTGCTGGCACGGGATATCATCCACCCCGACGCCATCTCCTGGTCGGCAACGGACGCGTTCGGCGACGGAGGCGGTTGCTGGAGCGGCAGTTGCCCGCTGGTCTTCGCCTCGGACGGCACATCTTTCCGGTATGTGACCGACCTGCAGGGACCGGTCCTCGGCCTCGGCTCAGCCACTCTGCGCAAGGACGTGGGGATCTTCCAGCCGATCTATACCGTCCTCTACGGCCTGGCGGCCGACGGCAACAACGAGTATCGGGTTAAAGTGCGGGAATCGCTGCCGGAGATATCCTATCTCGACGAGATCAGGCTTCTGGCCGTTGACTATCCCAAGGGGTACCGGATCGAAACGTCGGGGGGGGAGAACACGTACCACTACGGCTACGTCAACCCCTTCCGCATCTACACGGTGCGGAACCCGGTCCTCCCCCTGTCGGCCACGGACAGGCAGGGCAACGACATCCTGGCCCGGCTCACCGCGGTGGACGATAACCCGGCACCCCTTTCGGTAGACGGCTCCCTCGATTACTATACCCTGGACTTCGGCCCCATTGCCCGCCCCGAGTACGCCAAGCTGCTGATCGACGGCTGGTCCGTCTACGGGGTGAAAAAATTCGTCACCGATCAGGTCGTTCAGCCCTTTGTGGAAGTGGTCGACCACGACGGGAACTGGGTCAAGGTCAAATCCTTCGGTACCCCTGCCGGCGATCTGAAGACCATGGTGGTGGATTTGTCGAACCTCTTCATCAGCCAGGATCACCGCATAAGGATTCACGTCGGTGTCCGCACGGCGAGCCGTTGGCTGGCGGACCGGGTGCGCCTCGACGATTCTGCCCCCGTGGCGGTATCGGTGCGCGAACTGCAACATTCGGCGGGGACTCTGCGTGAAGAGGGTCGGGCGGTCCGGGCGATGAGCACGATGCAGCATCGGCTGATTGCCGAGGACATCAATCTTCCCCTGATCCCGGATGCCCTCGGCTACGGGCGGTTCACCCGCCTCGGGGATGTGGGCGAGCCTCTGGCGGCCCGCGACGACAAGTATGTGATCATGCGGCACGGCGATACCCTGGACATGGTATTCCCGTCGCCGGGAGAGCCTGCGGAAGGTATGAAGCGCGGGTTTGTGCTGAAGGGGGAGCTTTACTACAAGGTATTCGACAACAATAATGAAGTTGAGCCGATACCGTACCGCGGGATGCAAAGTTATCCCTACGCGCCGCCGGATACCTATCCCGTCGACGGGGAGCACCAGCTCTACCTGCAACAGTACAACACGCGGGAATACCTGCCGTAG
- the pdhA gene encoding pyruvate dehydrogenase (acetyl-transferring) E1 component subunit alpha, producing the protein MPESILATFSVRRLELIAPDGTADESLLPDLSGDELRRIYYLLLLTRTYDGRALALQREGRIGTYPSVLGQEAAQVGSAFAIHERDWVFPSFREMGVHLTLGYPIHQLFQYWGGDERGLRTPDGKNIFPICVSVGTHIPHAAGAALAAKVRGDRIAVAAYFGDGGTSKGDFHEGLNLAGVLELPAVLLCQNNQWAISVPLSSQTASQTLAQKAVAYGFDGIQVDGNDVLAVYRATREALEKARNGGGPTFIECLTYRMSDHTTSDDASRYRSPEDLEKWRERDPILRYERFLAKRGLWNEDYAAEMKGKAEGEIDEAVRRFESIPPPEPGEMFDTVCGELSARQRQQEETW; encoded by the coding sequence ATGCCCGAATCGATTCTCGCCACATTTTCCGTCAGGCGCCTGGAGCTCATCGCCCCGGACGGGACCGCCGACGAGAGCTTACTCCCCGACCTCTCGGGGGATGAGTTGCGCCGCATCTACTACCTGCTGCTCCTCACGCGCACCTACGACGGCCGCGCCCTGGCCCTCCAGCGGGAGGGGCGGATCGGCACCTACCCGTCGGTCCTGGGGCAGGAGGCGGCCCAGGTGGGGAGCGCCTTCGCCATCCACGAGCGGGACTGGGTCTTCCCCTCATTCCGGGAGATGGGGGTCCACCTCACCCTCGGCTACCCGATACACCAGCTCTTCCAGTATTGGGGCGGGGACGAACGGGGGCTTCGAACTCCCGACGGGAAGAACATCTTTCCCATCTGCGTCTCGGTCGGCACCCACATACCCCACGCGGCAGGCGCTGCCCTGGCCGCCAAGGTCAGGGGAGACCGGATCGCCGTAGCGGCCTATTTCGGCGACGGCGGCACCTCCAAGGGGGATTTCCACGAAGGGCTCAACCTGGCGGGGGTCCTGGAACTCCCCGCGGTCTTACTCTGCCAGAACAACCAGTGGGCCATCTCGGTCCCCCTCTCCTCACAGACAGCCTCCCAAACCTTGGCACAAAAGGCGGTCGCCTACGGCTTCGACGGCATCCAGGTGGACGGCAACGACGTCCTGGCCGTTTACCGGGCCACCCGTGAAGCCCTGGAGAAAGCCCGAAACGGCGGCGGTCCCACCTTCATCGAATGCCTCACCTACCGGATGTCGGACCATACCACCTCCGACGACGCCAGCCGCTACCGCTCCCCCGAAGACCTGGAGAAATGGCGGGAGCGGGACCCGATCCTGCGCTACGAGCGGTTCCTGGCGAAACGGGGGCTCTGGAACGAGGACTACGCCGCCGAGATGAAGGGCAAGGCTGAAGGGGAAATCGACGAGGCGGTGCGGCGCTTCGAATCGATACCGCCACCGGAGCCGGGGGAGATGTTTGATACCGTCTGCGGGGAGTTGTCGGCAAGGCAGCGGCAGCAGGAAGAAACGTGGTAG